One Hordeum vulgare subsp. vulgare chromosome 4H, MorexV3_pseudomolecules_assembly, whole genome shotgun sequence DNA window includes the following coding sequences:
- the LOC123447048 gene encoding putative vesicle-associated membrane protein 726 gives MGPPPKKLVYSFVARGTAVLADHAESSGNFASVAAQCLQKLPPNNNRLSYNCDGHTFNYHIHDGFTYCVVATESAGRQLPIGFIERVKEDFAKKYSGGKAKTAGANSLKREFGPKLKEHMKYCDLHPEEIDKLAKVKAQVSEVKGVMMQNIEKVLDRGEKIELLVDKTEDLRSQAQDFKKQGTKIRQKMWWENMKIKLIAFGIIVLLILVIILTVCRDFKCW, from the exons ATGGGGCCTCCTCCGAAGAAGCTGGTCTACAGCTTCGTGGCGCGCGGCACCGCCGTGCTGGCCGACCACGCCGAGTCCTCCGGCAACTTCGCCTCCGTCGCCGCGCAATGCCTCCAGAAGCTCCCGCCCAACAACAACCGGCTCAGCTACAACTGCGACGGCCACACCTTCAACTACCACATCCACGATGGATTCA CATATTGTGTTGTTGCTACCGAGTCTGCTGGTCGGCAACTTCCAATCGGCTTCATTGAGAGGGTTAAGGAGGATTTTGCCAAGAAATACAGCGGAGGAAAAGCCAAAACTGCTGGTGCCAATAGTCTCAAACGAGAATTTGG GCCTAAGCTTAAAGAACACATGAAGTACTGTGACCTGCACCCTGAGGAAATTGACAAGCTTGCAAAGGTGAAGGCTCAGGTTTCAGAGGTGAAAGGAGTAATGATGCAAAACATTGAAAAG GTACTAGATCGTGGTGAGAAAATCGAACTGCTTGTTGATAAGACCGAGGATCTCCGGTCACAG GCACAAGATTTCAAGAAGCAAGGAACAAAGATACGGCAGAAGATGTGGTGGGAGAACATGAAGATAAAGCTCATCGCTTTTGGCATCATTGTCTTGCTGATCCTTGTCATCATCTTGACAGTTTGCCGTGACTTCAAATGCTGGTGA